The DNA window GATGGAGTAATAGTTTGGGTTGTTGATTTGCGTAAGGGTCCAGAGTTTGGTAGAAGTATTGTTAGATTGAGGAACTGATGAAGTATGATCATACACAAagtttttacgattttatatgattttgtgATCAAACCGCTACTTCATTTGCAACTTAATCTGGATAAAAGCTTTCCAAATTGATTTTATAGGATTTTGTGATCAAACCGATACTTCATTTGCAACTTATAggatttttgttttcttttattttaattttttatttctcactCATATAACCACGACATTGTCGAAtgtaaaataacaagaaaaaagTACCGACAAACACTTACTTATTCCTTATAAGCATGCATAGATACCTCTACTAATCAAAACTACTTGAATTCATAACTGTTATCCTTTCCTTCTCCAGACTCGCCGATCACCATATTCTTCGCCGTCTGAGCTATCTCCACCAACGTCTCTCCAATCGCTTGCAGCATCCCCCCGCCACCGCCACCGCCGCCCCTCTTCCCCCCTTCATTCATCTCCTCAGCCACCCATCCGCCACCGCCGCCCTGACTCTCTTCCTCCTCCACCTCATCCCCGCCACCGCCACCTCTCCTATTCGCTTCCATATTTCTCTCCGCCTCTGCTTTCTTCCTCGCAGTATACGCCGCCGCACTCTCCTCCACACTCACCACCGCATCCTTCGCCTGAACTACCTTCTCCCCGACATAATCCAACACACTATCTTTCGCCACCGCCGCCTTCTCTCCCACATACCCACTCATCCCCCCTACCAAATCAGCAGTCGCCTTCGTCGCCGCCACCGTCTTCTCCGTCGTGAACTGTGCCGCACCCAATCCGGCCACCACTGCTCTGTCCTTTACATCTGCCGCAACACCAACCGCCGTGTCGGTTTTCTCCCCGACGTAGCCACCAAGTTTCTCAACGGCGGTTGCCCCTTTCATTTCCTTAGTAGCCtatatatcaaaaaaattaattacatagCTCAATACAAATCCATTAAAATCGATTAGAATTGGTGTGACCTGTTGCGTTTTATCCGAACCCATTTTCTCCTTGGCTTTCTGATACCTATCTTCAAGACCCTTAACAGCATCTATAGATTTTTGTTGGGCGTTTTGTCTTAGATTCGAAATCTCATCCAAACTAAGTTGTTCATCTTTCTgatctcctcctccaccaccaccacctccttttcctttcttttctcCCCTCTGTTTTCCCTTGCCGCTTTTCTTTTCGAATTGGGGATAATCAACTTCGGATGTAGCTTGATCATCTTTCCTAAGTTTTTCTGAAGCCATCTCTCTTTTGCTTCTTGCGATTGCAGACTCTCAGTTTCTCTGTTATTATATGTAAGTTTTGGGGATGATGGGCGGTTTGAGATGATCCAGAAAGGTGATGGGTGGAAGTTTCGTGAAGGGAGTAAAAGACATTTGTCTACATTTTTTTAGGAGGAAACGTGGAACCGTCAGAATGAGGCGTCTGTGCTCACTCGTTGACACCTGTCTAAGCCATGCATCAATTCTTTGTTTAATCTTATTATActaagaaattatttatataatttattaatttgggccaatctttttttttatcttattttatttcattaaattatcaGATTTACCATATAAACAACCTAgaccaaaaattatttttttcaaatgtcTAATGTGTAGtgagttttattatatatatataactagctCAATAAAATCACTAATTTATTCGATTAATCCTTTCTTGAGAGTATTAATTGTCTATTCTCTTTTTATCATCAAAGGAATGAAATTGATAAATTTGAAGATATTTCAAATGtgttaataataagttatttgaaatagtctttatcttttgaacAATTTATTAGAGGTTagatgttaaatttattttgtaaacttCAAAACCgtcttaaaatatttgaaattttgaaatatgttaTCAATCATTGGTATTTggtattagtggttaaaaaacTGTAACAagtttaattgtaatttttgttggattttgtcCTCCTAGTTGGAGAGACCCAACTTGTTGTGGGCTTTATTTAGGCCCACGATATATAATGTGAAGAAACATTATTTTTTCACTTTAGGTTAACAGAGTTTGGAGAACAACAAGAGAGAGACCAGAGCAAAAACATATTCAAGGGTTTGAAGTAGCTGCTGAAAAAGATTTTCGTTTACCGGAGTTTGCCCCGTTTGATCGACTTCAAACGTTAACGGCTTATTTCTGGGGCTACGTTATAAACGATGAAGATCTGTTTTCTGGTTGTAGAATTGATAAGTTAATTGGGAAAACGTTTTGTTTTGAAGAATACATTTACCCAttaaagtggtatcagagcttggtTTTATTTGAGTATAAGGATGAAGACTAACACATCCAAGATGGTGAGCTTGAATGGTTCCAATTATAATATCTAGAAGGCTAAAATGGAAGATTTACTGTATGTGAAAAGTTTTCATTTGATAGTGTTCTCTCCAGTAAAGCCTGCAGAAAAAAGTGTGGATGATTGGAAATTTTTGCACAGACAAGTATGTGGTTATATTCGTCAATGGGTTGATGACAATGTTCTGAACCATGTTATCTCTATTACTGATGCCCGTACTCTTTGGACTAAGCTCGAAAAATTGTATGAGAGAAAGACAGgtaataacaaattatttttgatcaaGCAATTGATGTCCTTAAGGTATCAAGTTGGTTCTCCGATGACTAATCACTTGAATACTTTTTTGggaattattaatcaattggaGGCGATGAAACTCAACTTTAATGACGAGATACAAGGCTTATGTTTACTTGGTACTCTGCCTAATTCATGGGAGACTTTTAGAACAACTCTGTCTAATTCTGCTCCATATGGTATTCTTTCAATGGATTTAGTAAAAAACAGTGTGttgaatgaagagatgagatAAAAGACACAAGACTGTTCTTTACAATCAGATGTCTTGGTTATAGAATCCAGGGGGAGAAGTAAAGGGCGAGAAAGTAATCGTAGCAAGTCTCGTGGGGCTTCTAATAAGTGGGCAAATGTTGAGTGTCATCATTGTGGCCTAAAGTGCCATATCAA is part of the Impatiens glandulifera chromosome 1, dImpGla2.1, whole genome shotgun sequence genome and encodes:
- the LOC124944555 gene encoding seed biotin-containing protein SBP65-like; the encoded protein is MASEKLRKDDQATSEVDYPQFEKKSGKGKQRGEKKGKGGGGGGGGDQKDEQLSLDEISNLRQNAQQKSIDAVKGLEDRYQKAKEKMGSDKTQQATKEMKGATAVEKLGGYVGEKTDTAVGVAADVKDRAVVAGLGAAQFTTEKTVAATKATADLVGGMSGYVGEKAAVAKDSVLDYVGEKVVQAKDAVVSVEESAAAYTARKKAEAERNMEANRRGGGGGDEVEEEESQGGGGGWVAEEMNEGGKRGGGGGGGGMLQAIGETLVEIAQTAKNMVIGESGEGKDNSYEFK